From Vigna unguiculata cultivar IT97K-499-35 chromosome 5, ASM411807v1, whole genome shotgun sequence, the proteins below share one genomic window:
- the LOC114183924 gene encoding uncharacterized protein LOC114183924, whose translation MEANSASYEHEDQDEYVLLDLDGVSDLINLPANAKYVLTGLDTLNPELIIDDKFKLIGEYEESIGTCLAFTEQETPVVHEETGSSSEMILFSRTRLIDSNQPPTKQVKPLCQLHKILKFKLSPDSEIQSLAPEEVK comes from the exons ATGGAGGCAAATTCAGCTTCATATGAACATGAGGATCAAGATGAATATGTTCTACTTGACCTGGATGGTGTTTCTGACCTAATTAACCTTCCAGCAAATGCCAAGTATGTTCTAACT GGCCTTGATACATTAAACCCAGAATTGATCATTGATGACAAATTTAAGCTG ATTGGGGAATATGAGGAGTCAATTGGCACATGTCTTGCTTTTACCGAACAAG AAACCCCTGTGGTTCATGAAGAAACAGGATCATCATCTGAAATGATCCTTTTCTCTAGAACAAGACTAATTGATTCAAATCAACCTCCAACAAAGCAAGTGAAACCTTTGTGTCAGCTTCACAAGATTCTCAAGTTTAAACTATCACCCGATTCTGAAATCCAAAGCCTCGCACCTGAGGAGGTCAAGTGA